One genomic segment of Marinitoga piezophila KA3 includes these proteins:
- the cas2 gene encoding CRISPR-associated endonuclease Cas2, which produces MFYVVSYDITNDKRRRKVVKYLESYGVRVQYSVFETELNQDQLKKLIKGLKKQIKKDEDTIRIYPISKESRRYIVTIGIDKGKYYDKDFLII; this is translated from the coding sequence ATGTTTTATGTTGTAAGTTATGATATTACAAATGATAAAAGAAGAAGAAAGGTTGTAAAATATCTTGAAAGTTATGGAGTTAGAGTTCAATACAGTGTTTTTGAAACGGAATTAAACCAGGACCAATTAAAAAAACTTATAAAAGGTTTAAAAAAGCAAATAAAAAAAGATGAGGACACCATAAGAATTTATCCCATATCTAAAGAAAGTAGAAGATATATTGTCACAATAGGCATTGATAAAGGAAAGTATTACGACAAGGATTTTTTAATAATATGA
- a CDS encoding CRISPR-associated primase-polymerase type A1, translated as MNFKELAFKAEEDFDFEKAIEYYKKAFNELTINDDSLIRYANLLFDFQKFEEAEPIFEKIVSEINDSEYMSKLAIIYEENNKFEKALKIYKELGIESKVKELSDKIELKAPSQNAIKRFMTLFSGREDVFSIQYEGGYRPIRRPLNFHDIKDHFSGKKTLGIYLLKKNDTVKFAAYDIDIKKHYLNREDKFVYEENSKKVAKRLSRELNLENIIHYFEFTGNRGYHIWIFFDIPVSAYKIKYIMEKILDRIELEEGIDVEIFPKQTSLNGGLGNLIKVPLGVHKKTGKKCLFVDNDFNVIENQIEFLNNIKENKATEIDKLFREIFNENDYDDFNVTYKKRTTSSKNSASKKIKSSIRKTLPKSNKNIFTQMIEGCHILKQINEKIEKEAYITEEEEMIFIKSLANLENSKKFIEMKLSQTINFSKKRIDMIIKQSLGVPITCEEIRKIILNKDISLSLENCTCKFQGNYNSPYAIVENIEEMFLDKIDINDIAKKIVEKNAEKFEIEKEIKNLKRMIAKKMGDSKELRTEIGTIKRFGDDIEIIL; from the coding sequence ATGAATTTTAAAGAATTAGCTTTTAAGGCTGAAGAAGATTTTGACTTTGAAAAAGCTATTGAATATTATAAAAAAGCATTTAATGAATTAACAATTAATGATGATTCATTAATTCGCTATGCAAATTTATTATTTGATTTTCAAAAATTTGAAGAAGCAGAACCAATTTTTGAAAAAATAGTTTCTGAAATTAATGATTCGGAGTATATGAGTAAACTTGCTATTATTTATGAAGAAAATAATAAATTTGAAAAAGCATTGAAAATATACAAAGAATTAGGAATAGAATCTAAAGTGAAAGAGCTCTCAGATAAAATCGAATTAAAAGCACCATCTCAAAATGCAATAAAACGTTTTATGACGCTTTTTTCAGGAAGAGAAGATGTTTTTTCTATTCAATATGAAGGTGGATACAGACCAATTAGAAGACCTTTGAATTTTCATGATATAAAAGATCATTTTTCTGGCAAAAAAACTTTAGGAATATATCTTTTAAAAAAGAATGATACTGTTAAATTTGCAGCATATGATATAGATATAAAAAAGCATTATTTAAATAGAGAAGATAAATTTGTATATGAAGAAAATAGTAAAAAAGTTGCTAAACGATTATCCAGAGAATTGAATTTGGAAAATATAATTCATTATTTTGAATTTACTGGCAATAGAGGATATCATATATGGATATTTTTTGATATTCCTGTTTCTGCTTATAAAATAAAATATATTATGGAGAAAATTTTGGATAGGATTGAATTAGAAGAAGGTATCGATGTTGAAATATTCCCAAAACAAACATCTTTAAATGGTGGATTAGGGAATTTAATAAAAGTGCCTCTTGGTGTTCATAAAAAGACAGGTAAAAAATGTTTATTTGTGGATAATGATTTTAATGTCATTGAAAATCAAATTGAATTTCTGAATAATATAAAAGAAAATAAGGCAACTGAAATTGATAAACTTTTTAGAGAAATATTCAATGAAAATGATTATGATGATTTTAATGTTACATATAAAAAAAGAACAACCAGTTCTAAAAATTCTGCATCTAAAAAAATTAAAAGTTCAATTAGAAAAACGCTGCCAAAAAGTAATAAGAATATTTTTACCCAAATGATTGAAGGATGCCATATTTTAAAACAAATTAACGAAAAGATAGAAAAAGAGGCATATATTACAGAAGAGGAAGAAATGATTTTTATAAAATCACTTGCTAATCTTGAAAATTCAAAAAAGTTTATAGAAATGAAATTATCTCAAACAATTAATTTTTCAAAAAAACGTATTGATATGATTATAAAACAAAGTTTAGGCGTTCCAATAACCTGTGAAGAGATACGGAAAATTATATTGAATAAAGATATATCGTTGAGTCTTGAAAACTGCACATGTAAATTTCAGGGTAATTATAATTCACCATATGCAATTGTAGAAAATATAGAAGAAATGTTTCTTGATAAGATTGACATAAATGACATTGCTAAAAAGATTGTTGAAAAAAATGCTGAAAAGTTTGAAATAGAAAAAGAAATTAAAAATTTAAAAAGAATGATAGCTAAAAAGATGGGCGATTCAAAAGAGTTAAGAACCGAAATAGGTACAATAAAAAGATTTGGCGATGATATAGAAATTATATTATAA
- a CDS encoding DUF2828 family protein, producing the protein MNKNFMEALKEEGNVYYTGNGALSLKNSGNSLVDFFYRCGILMNQPKRFEELFLNAFAEDKEKAIKILFYSRDVRGGQGVRRTFRHILKKLGNLYPEIAVQIIKYVPEYGRWDDLYAFVGTKVETEAFEFMYKQIIEDVKNYKDNKPISLLAKWLKSENTSSKHSVKLAKITRKYFKMDSKTYRKMLSELRKYIKIVERDMSENKWDNIEYEIVPSRAMKKYHRAFYKHDAERYEKYLEEVKNNKKKINAGTLYPHDIVKMVLKEENETAEMLWKNLPDYGIEEDAIAVVDTSGSMYGCGESLIPITVAVSLGIYFAERNKGKFKNYFITFSEKPELPEIKGETLYEKVQTLSQAYWDANTNIIKVFELILETAKKGGYTIEDIPEKIYIISDMQFDMAVSDNSKTNFEAIKEMYEKAGYPMPQLIFWNVSSYGNDVPVKFDENGTALISGYNPVILKYILTGKDINPYEIMENVINSERYKNIHIN; encoded by the coding sequence ATGAATAAAAATTTCATGGAAGCATTAAAAGAAGAAGGAAACGTATATTACACAGGAAATGGAGCATTGAGTTTAAAAAATAGCGGAAATAGTTTAGTTGATTTCTTTTACAGATGTGGGATTTTAATGAACCAGCCAAAAAGATTTGAAGAATTATTCCTTAATGCATTTGCAGAAGATAAAGAAAAAGCTATAAAAATATTATTTTACTCAAGGGATGTAAGAGGCGGTCAGGGAGTAAGAAGAACATTTAGACATATATTAAAAAAGTTAGGAAATCTATACCCTGAAATAGCAGTGCAGATAATAAAATATGTACCAGAATATGGAAGATGGGACGATTTATATGCCTTTGTTGGAACAAAGGTAGAAACAGAAGCATTTGAATTTATGTATAAACAAATAATAGAAGATGTAAAAAACTATAAGGATAACAAGCCAATAAGTCTATTGGCAAAATGGTTAAAGTCCGAAAACACAAGTTCTAAACACTCTGTAAAACTTGCCAAAATAACCAGAAAATATTTTAAAATGGACTCAAAAACATATAGAAAAATGTTGTCTGAATTAAGAAAATATATAAAAATAGTAGAAAGAGATATGAGCGAAAACAAATGGGATAACATTGAATATGAAATAGTCCCATCCCGGGCAATGAAAAAATATCACAGAGCATTTTATAAACATGATGCTGAAAGATATGAAAAATATCTTGAAGAAGTAAAAAATAACAAAAAGAAAATAAACGCAGGGACATTATATCCCCATGATATAGTAAAAATGGTATTAAAGGAAGAAAATGAAACTGCAGAAATGCTATGGAAAAATCTACCTGACTATGGAATTGAAGAAGATGCCATAGCAGTAGTGGATACATCGGGATCAATGTACGGATGTGGCGAAAGTTTGATCCCAATAACAGTAGCAGTTTCATTGGGAATATACTTTGCTGAAAGAAATAAAGGGAAATTTAAAAATTACTTTATAACCTTCTCCGAAAAACCTGAATTACCGGAAATAAAAGGAGAAACATTATACGAAAAAGTCCAGACATTATCCCAGGCATATTGGGATGCGAATACAAATATAATAAAAGTATTTGAATTAATATTAGAAACTGCCAAAAAAGGCGGATATACTATAGAAGATATACCTGAAAAAATATACATAATATCTGATATGCAGTTTGATATGGCTGTATCAGACAATAGCAAAACAAACTTTGAAGCAATAAAAGAAATGTACGAAAAAGCAGGATACCCAATGCCACAACTAATATTCTGGAATGTAAGTAGTTATGGAAATGATGTTCCTGTTAAATTCGATGAAAATGGAACTGCATTAATATCAGGATATAATCCAGTAATATTAAAATACATATTGACTGGAAAAGACATAAATCCATACGAAATAATGGAAAATGTAATAAACTCTGAAAGATATAAAAATATACATATAAACTAA
- the cas1 gene encoding CRISPR-associated endonuclease Cas1, with protein sequence MILYITEQGAVLSKREGRLVISKENSIISEIPLNKIEKINLMGNISLTTPIISYFLDHEIEVIFMTKTGKYRGKLYTDEYRNVLLRLKQYERSYDEKFKLKISKAIVKGKLKNSYDFLINRSRYLPKGTLSKEIASIRKIIEKVDKGKNIDEVRGFEGIGSKYYFEGFKKLIKNENFKFEKRIMHPPRDPVNAMLSFGYYLLYNEVMAAINIVGLDPYFGNLHTIEISKKSLLFDLVEEFRNIIIDNFILKLINRNEISKDDFNKKDENIIYFTDEGMKKFISKYEEMISQKMRYHLDEETNYIRTIFQKQARHYARVVIGDEEEYIPFYRVGN encoded by the coding sequence ATGATTTTGTATATCACAGAACAAGGAGCTGTGCTTTCTAAAAGAGAAGGACGACTTGTTATTTCTAAAGAAAATTCTATTATTTCAGAGATTCCGTTAAATAAAATTGAAAAGATTAATTTAATGGGGAATATTTCCCTTACTACTCCAATTATTAGCTATTTTCTTGATCATGAAATAGAAGTTATTTTTATGACGAAAACTGGAAAATACAGAGGAAAATTATATACCGATGAATACAGAAATGTGTTATTAAGATTAAAACAATACGAACGCTCTTATGATGAAAAATTCAAACTGAAAATTTCAAAAGCAATAGTTAAAGGAAAACTGAAAAATTCATATGATTTTTTGATTAATAGAAGTAGATATTTACCTAAAGGAACTTTAAGCAAGGAAATTGCTTCGATTAGAAAGATTATAGAAAAAGTTGATAAAGGAAAAAATATTGATGAAGTAAGAGGATTTGAAGGAATTGGTTCTAAATATTATTTTGAAGGATTTAAAAAATTAATAAAAAACGAAAATTTCAAATTTGAAAAACGCATTATGCACCCACCAAGAGATCCTGTAAATGCCATGCTATCATTTGGATACTATCTTTTGTATAACGAAGTTATGGCAGCTATTAATATCGTTGGATTAGATCCATATTTTGGCAATCTTCATACCATAGAAATATCAAAAAAATCACTTTTATTTGATCTGGTTGAAGAATTTAGAAATATCATAATAGACAACTTTATACTTAAATTAATTAATAGAAATGAAATAAGCAAAGATGATTTCAATAAAAAAGATGAAAATATTATATATTTTACAGATGAGGGAATGAAGAAATTTATATCCAAATACGAAGAGATGATATCTCAAAAAATGCGATATCATTTAGACGAAGAAACAAATTATATTAGAACAATATTTCAAAAGCAGGCAAGGCATTATGCCAGAGTTGTTATTGGAGATGAAGAGGAATATATTCCATTTTATAGGGTGGGGAATTAA